In a single window of the Pseudogemmatithrix spongiicola genome:
- the tal gene encoding transaldolase, with translation MSASTPLHALHAAGQSIWLDFIDRTLLQGDALARRIRDDALTGMTSNPTIFEKALAAGTAYDAQLKAAAPGKSAWELFELVETDDVRTACDIFRPVYDASGKRDGYVSIEVSPGAAHDAKATVAEAHRLWATVDRPNVMIKVPGTPEGCIALEQLIADGLNVNVTLLFAVEAHARVIEAYLKGLERRAAARRPLDHVASVASFFVSRVDSAIDAALAAQVKAGTLGADRAGALQGKAAIANAKRAYRLFREKFSGPRWAALAAKGAQLQRPLWASTSTKNPAYRDTIYVEELIGPDTVNTMPPNTLEAFRDHGVTRRTVDVDLAAADALLAELETVGIRLDAVTDTLLAEGLASFQKSFDTLIAGIEQKTAALAAR, from the coding sequence ATGTCTGCCTCCACGCCGCTCCACGCCCTGCACGCCGCCGGCCAGTCCATCTGGCTCGACTTCATCGACCGCACGCTGCTGCAGGGCGATGCGCTCGCCCGTCGCATCCGCGACGACGCGCTCACCGGCATGACGTCGAATCCGACGATCTTCGAGAAGGCGCTGGCCGCAGGCACCGCGTACGACGCGCAGCTGAAGGCCGCCGCCCCGGGCAAGTCGGCCTGGGAGCTGTTCGAGCTCGTGGAGACGGACGACGTCCGGACGGCCTGCGACATCTTCCGCCCCGTGTACGACGCGTCGGGCAAACGCGACGGCTACGTCTCCATCGAGGTGTCGCCGGGCGCCGCGCACGATGCCAAGGCCACCGTCGCCGAAGCGCATCGCCTCTGGGCGACGGTCGATCGCCCGAACGTCATGATCAAGGTGCCCGGCACGCCCGAGGGCTGCATCGCGCTGGAGCAGCTGATTGCCGACGGGCTGAACGTGAACGTGACGCTGCTGTTCGCCGTCGAGGCACATGCCCGAGTCATCGAAGCCTACCTCAAGGGCCTCGAGCGCCGCGCCGCCGCCCGCCGCCCGCTGGACCACGTCGCCAGCGTCGCCTCGTTCTTCGTGAGCCGCGTGGACTCGGCCATCGACGCCGCCCTCGCGGCGCAGGTGAAGGCCGGGACGCTCGGCGCGGACCGCGCCGGCGCGCTGCAGGGCAAGGCCGCCATCGCCAACGCCAAGCGTGCCTACCGCTTGTTCCGCGAGAAGTTCAGCGGACCGCGCTGGGCCGCCCTTGCCGCCAAGGGCGCGCAGCTGCAGCGCCCGCTCTGGGCCAGCACGAGCACGAAGAATCCGGCGTACCGCGACACGATCTACGTCGAGGAGCTCATCGGCCCGGATACGGTCAACACCATGCCGCCGAACACCCTCGAGGCTTTCCGCGACCACGGCGTCACGCGCCGCACGGTCGATGTCGACCTCGCCGCCGCGGATGCGCTGCTCGCGGAGCTCGAGACCGTCGGGATCCGGCTGGACGCCGTCACCGACACGCTGCTCGCCGAAGGGCTGGCGTCGTTCCAGAAGTCGTTCGACACGTTGATCGCCGGCATCGAGCAGAAGACCGCCGCCCTCGCCGCGCGCTGA
- the pyk gene encoding pyruvate kinase: MTTPPTQSHDGDVTKIVATIGPASTSPDVIRALIRAGMNVARLNFSHGTHEQHARTVANIRGIAEDMRRPIAILGDLQGPRIRIGTLPQAIQLTEGELVTLVPEDHHAHGEIPVTYDELASDVRVGGTILVDDGLLALEVTKVAAPKVEARVRFGGLLKSNKGMNLPGIDVSAPSITEKDREDIQFAIDQDLDYLALSFVRRAEDITLLKGMLPKGMLVVAKIEKDSALERIEAILKETDAVMVARGDLGVELPFEEVPLQQKRIIGLANRYGRPVITATQMLESMIQNPRPTRAEASDVANAILDGTDAVMLSAETAAGLHPVRAVEAMRRIATAAEQAPVARGQGIDRLQPGQATVEETIASASVTAVRLLGAHTIVVFTKSGFSARIVAARRPKVRIVVLTDNVRTYRQLALTWGVTPFLVPHCETYEQMSALARELLLQHGIAAAGERIVITAGVPFDVPGTTNQLKVETV; encoded by the coding sequence GTGACGACGCCCCCCACCCAATCGCACGACGGCGACGTCACGAAGATCGTCGCCACCATCGGGCCGGCCTCGACCTCGCCCGACGTCATCCGGGCGCTCATTCGCGCCGGCATGAACGTCGCACGGCTCAACTTCTCGCACGGGACGCACGAGCAGCACGCGCGGACCGTCGCCAACATCCGCGGCATCGCCGAGGACATGCGGCGGCCCATCGCCATCCTCGGGGACCTGCAGGGGCCGCGCATCCGCATCGGCACCCTCCCGCAGGCCATCCAGCTCACCGAAGGCGAGCTGGTCACCCTCGTGCCCGAGGACCATCACGCCCACGGCGAGATTCCCGTCACCTACGACGAACTCGCCTCCGACGTGCGCGTCGGCGGGACGATTCTCGTCGACGACGGCCTGCTCGCCCTCGAGGTGACGAAGGTCGCGGCGCCGAAGGTCGAGGCCCGCGTGAGGTTCGGCGGCCTGCTCAAGAGCAACAAGGGCATGAACCTGCCCGGCATCGATGTGTCCGCGCCCTCCATCACCGAGAAGGACCGCGAGGACATCCAGTTCGCCATCGACCAGGACCTCGACTACCTCGCCCTCAGCTTCGTGCGCCGCGCCGAGGACATCACGCTGCTCAAGGGCATGCTGCCCAAAGGCATGCTGGTCGTGGCGAAGATCGAGAAGGACTCCGCGCTCGAGCGCATCGAGGCCATCCTCAAGGAAACCGACGCGGTGATGGTCGCCCGCGGCGACCTCGGCGTGGAGTTGCCGTTCGAGGAAGTCCCGCTGCAGCAGAAGCGCATCATCGGCCTCGCCAATCGCTACGGGCGGCCCGTCATCACGGCCACGCAGATGCTGGAGTCGATGATCCAGAACCCGCGCCCCACGCGCGCCGAGGCCAGCGACGTCGCAAACGCGATCCTCGACGGTACGGACGCCGTGATGCTCAGCGCCGAGACGGCCGCCGGCCTCCATCCGGTGCGCGCCGTCGAGGCGATGCGCCGCATCGCCACCGCCGCCGAGCAGGCGCCCGTGGCCCGCGGGCAGGGCATCGACCGCCTGCAGCCGGGCCAGGCGACGGTCGAGGAGACCATCGCGTCGGCCAGCGTCACGGCGGTGCGCCTGCTCGGGGCGCACACCATCGTGGTGTTCACCAAGAGCGGCTTCAGCGCCCGCATCGTCGCGGCACGGCGGCCGAAGGTGCGCATCGTCGTGCTGACCGACAACGTGCGGACGTACCGGCAGCTCGCGCTCACCTGGGGCGTCACGCCGTTCCTCGTGCCGCACTGCGAGACGTACGAGCAGATGTCGGCGCTGGCCCGCGAGTTGTTGCTGCAGCACGGCATCGCCGCGGCCGGCGAGCGCATCGTCATCACGGCGGGCGTGCCGTTCGACGTGCCGGGCACCACGAACCAGCTGAAGGTGGAGACGGTGTGA
- a CDS encoding MBL fold metallo-hydrolase, whose translation MKLTFLGTGTSFGVPQIGCGCAVCRSEDPRDRRTRVGAIVEDAGLRLLLDTPPELRLQLIAAQVDRVDAVLFTHEHADHTHGIDDIRAISVRRDGALPMYGPDETLRSLAQRFPYIFDAAMKPLPGTSKPEGFAHALEPGETVRIGHLDVTPVALPHGRIRVFGYRIGPLAYVTDAKELPEGALAVLRGADVLVLNALFRTSHPTHLSIGEAVDAARRVGARQTYLTHLTHETAHAALESALPADIRPAYDGLSVEF comes from the coding sequence GTGAAGCTGACCTTCCTCGGGACCGGCACGAGCTTCGGCGTGCCGCAGATTGGCTGCGGCTGCGCCGTCTGCCGTTCCGAGGACCCGCGCGACCGCCGCACCCGCGTCGGTGCCATCGTCGAGGACGCCGGCCTGCGCCTGCTGCTCGACACGCCGCCCGAGCTGCGCCTGCAGCTCATCGCCGCGCAGGTCGATCGCGTCGATGCGGTGCTGTTCACGCATGAGCACGCCGACCACACGCACGGCATCGACGACATCCGCGCCATCTCCGTGCGCCGCGACGGCGCGCTGCCGATGTACGGCCCCGACGAGACCCTGCGCAGCCTGGCCCAGCGCTTTCCGTACATCTTCGACGCGGCCATGAAGCCGCTGCCCGGCACGAGCAAGCCCGAAGGCTTCGCCCACGCGCTCGAGCCGGGTGAGACCGTGCGCATCGGACACCTCGACGTCACGCCTGTCGCGTTGCCGCATGGGCGGATCCGCGTCTTCGGGTACCGGATCGGTCCGCTCGCCTACGTGACGGACGCCAAGGAGCTCCCGGAGGGGGCGCTGGCCGTGCTGCGTGGCGCCGACGTGCTGGTGCTCAACGCCCTCTTCCGCACGTCGCACCCGACGCACCTCTCAATCGGCGAGGCCGTCGACGCCGCGCGTCGCGTCGGCGCGCGGCAGACCTATCTCACGCATCTCACGCACGAGACCGCGCACGCCGCGCTCGAGTCCGCGCTGCCTGCGGACATCCGGCCGGCCTACGACGGGCTCTCGGTGGAGTTCTAG
- a CDS encoding glucose-6-phosphate isomerase (catalyzes the formation of D-fructose 6-phosphate from D-glucose 6-phosphate) yields MAIRLDVSGMLRRAVPTGPDAAALDALGPRLAAAVQAFEARVREGVLGFRDLEAQAGERARVLDWAATARRGLDDVVVLGIGGSALGAVCLRTALLPRDWNARSADQRDGRPRLHVLDNVDPRSVAGLLELLDLARTRVLVVSKSGSTAETMAQYLLLRDRLAAQGLSAREHLAFITDPDKGALRKVAAAEGIPAFEVPPNVGGRFSVLSPVGTVPAALFGLDVQALIDGAIAMRDRCTSAQLRENPALAFAALQWHAHETAGQGAHVLMPYSDALRDLGPWFVQLWAESLGKRTADGRHVGPTPIAAVGATDQHAQVQLFMEGPRDKTVTFVDVESHPDDLGIPHGDGAPADLAYLRGHTFGELLRTECRATAGALARGGRPTMTLRVSQVDAWHLGGLFMFFELATIYAAGLYGIDPLDQPGVELGKQLTYYQFGHPQWQGMREIWESLPASDPHWVL; encoded by the coding sequence ATGGCCATTCGCCTTGATGTCAGCGGCATGCTGCGCCGCGCCGTGCCCACGGGTCCCGATGCGGCGGCGCTCGATGCGCTCGGGCCGAGGCTCGCCGCGGCGGTGCAGGCCTTCGAGGCGCGCGTGCGGGAGGGCGTGCTCGGATTCCGGGACCTCGAGGCCCAGGCGGGCGAGCGTGCCCGCGTGCTCGACTGGGCCGCCACCGCGAGGCGTGGACTCGACGACGTCGTCGTGCTCGGCATCGGCGGCTCGGCGCTCGGCGCCGTCTGCCTGCGCACGGCGCTGCTGCCGCGCGATTGGAACGCGCGCAGCGCCGACCAGCGCGACGGCCGCCCGCGGCTGCATGTGCTCGACAACGTCGACCCACGGAGCGTGGCTGGCTTGCTCGAACTGCTCGACCTCGCGCGCACGCGCGTGCTGGTCGTCTCCAAGTCCGGCAGCACCGCCGAGACGATGGCGCAGTACCTCTTGCTGCGCGATCGGCTGGCCGCGCAGGGCCTGAGCGCGCGCGAGCACCTCGCGTTCATCACCGATCCGGACAAGGGGGCCCTGCGCAAGGTCGCGGCGGCGGAGGGTATTCCCGCGTTCGAAGTGCCGCCGAACGTCGGCGGGCGGTTCAGCGTGCTCAGCCCGGTCGGCACCGTGCCGGCCGCCCTGTTCGGGCTCGACGTGCAGGCGCTGATCGACGGGGCCATTGCGATGCGCGACCGCTGTACGTCGGCGCAGCTGCGCGAGAATCCCGCCTTGGCCTTCGCCGCGCTGCAATGGCACGCGCATGAGACGGCCGGGCAGGGGGCGCACGTCCTGATGCCGTACAGCGACGCGCTGCGCGACCTCGGGCCGTGGTTCGTGCAGCTCTGGGCCGAGTCGCTCGGCAAGCGCACCGCCGACGGTCGCCATGTCGGCCCGACGCCGATCGCCGCGGTCGGCGCCACCGATCAGCACGCGCAGGTCCAGCTCTTCATGGAGGGTCCCCGCGACAAGACGGTGACCTTCGTGGACGTGGAATCGCACCCGGACGACCTCGGCATCCCGCACGGCGACGGGGCGCCCGCCGACCTCGCGTACCTGCGCGGCCACACCTTCGGCGAGCTGCTCCGCACCGAGTGCCGCGCGACGGCTGGCGCCCTCGCACGCGGGGGACGGCCCACCATGACGCTGCGCGTGTCGCAGGTCGATGCCTGGCACCTGGGCGGGCTGTTCATGTTCTTCGAGCTCGCGACCATCTACGCCGCCGGGCTCTACGGTATCGATCCCCTCGACCAGCCCGGTGTCGAGCTCGGGAAGCAGCTCACGTACTATCAGTTCGGGCATCCGCAGTGGCAGGGGATGCGCGAGATCTGGGAGTCGTTGCCGGCATCGGATCCGCACTGGGTGCTGTAA
- a CDS encoding class II fructose-bisphosphate aldolase, producing MSQVPATVAQTLGAAASIANGKLTLKDEAALAGPMMDALVRLAVFGQAEEQDWARWAIWECGRAVGTFSASIHDFYMARGRGDVPPVTVPAINVRGASYDTARAIFRTARKLKGGAFILEIARSEIAYTEQRPSEYVAVMLAAALREGHRGPVFIQGDHFQVNAKKYKVDATAEVGAVKQLALEAITAGFYNIDIDTSTLVDLAHPTLDAQQRLNFETAVELTRYVRSLEPKGVTISLGGEIGEVGTENSTVPELEAFMDGYNRTLEAQAKGMVGLSKISVQSGTSHGGVVLADGSIADVALDFKTLEDLSRVSRKKYGLSGAVQHGASTLPDSAFYHFPRTETAEIHLATGFQNMLYDHLPPALREEIYAWLRTNAAEERKAGDTDEQFFYKTRKKALGPFKRQLWDLPADVKAKLALAYDEKFTFLFENLAVGGTAEGVRRYVNGPAIERPAPGAGPAVEAAPDDPDAGE from the coding sequence ATGTCCCAGGTACCCGCCACCGTCGCCCAGACCCTCGGCGCCGCCGCGTCTATCGCCAACGGCAAGCTGACCCTCAAGGACGAGGCCGCCCTCGCCGGCCCGATGATGGATGCCCTCGTGCGCCTCGCCGTGTTCGGCCAGGCGGAGGAACAGGACTGGGCCCGCTGGGCCATCTGGGAGTGCGGCCGCGCCGTCGGCACCTTCTCGGCGTCGATCCACGATTTCTACATGGCCCGCGGCCGCGGGGACGTCCCGCCGGTGACGGTGCCGGCCATCAACGTGCGCGGCGCCTCGTACGACACGGCGCGAGCCATCTTCCGCACCGCCCGGAAGCTCAAGGGTGGCGCGTTCATCCTCGAGATCGCCCGTTCGGAGATTGCCTACACCGAGCAGCGGCCGTCGGAGTACGTCGCGGTGATGCTCGCCGCGGCGCTGCGCGAGGGCCATCGCGGGCCGGTGTTCATCCAGGGCGACCACTTCCAGGTGAACGCCAAGAAGTACAAGGTCGACGCCACGGCCGAGGTCGGCGCGGTCAAACAGCTCGCGCTCGAAGCCATCACGGCCGGGTTCTACAACATCGACATCGACACGTCGACGCTCGTGGACCTCGCGCACCCCACGCTGGACGCGCAGCAGCGCCTCAACTTCGAGACGGCCGTCGAGCTCACGCGCTACGTGCGCTCGCTGGAGCCGAAGGGCGTGACCATCTCGCTCGGCGGCGAGATCGGCGAAGTGGGCACCGAGAACTCGACGGTGCCGGAGCTCGAGGCGTTCATGGATGGCTACAACCGCACGCTCGAGGCGCAGGCCAAGGGCATGGTGGGCCTGAGCAAGATCTCGGTGCAGTCGGGCACGTCGCACGGCGGCGTGGTGCTGGCCGACGGCTCGATCGCCGACGTCGCGCTGGACTTCAAGACGCTCGAGGATCTCTCGCGCGTGTCGCGCAAGAAGTACGGACTCTCGGGCGCGGTGCAGCATGGCGCCTCGACGCTGCCGGATAGCGCGTTCTATCACTTCCCGCGGACCGAAACGGCTGAGATCCACCTCGCCACCGGCTTCCAGAACATGCTGTACGATCACCTGCCGCCGGCGCTGCGTGAGGAGATCTACGCGTGGCTGCGCACCAACGCCGCCGAGGAGCGCAAGGCGGGCGACACGGACGAGCAGTTCTTCTACAAGACCCGCAAGAAGGCCCTCGGGCCGTTCAAGCGGCAGCTGTGGGACCTGCCGGCCGACGTGAAGGCGAAGCTTGCATTAGCGTACGATGAAAAGTTCACCTTCCTGTTCGAGAACCTCGCCGTGGGCGGAACAGCGGAGGGGGTGCGACGGTACGTGAATGGACCGGCCATCGAGCGGCCTGCCCCCGGGGCAGGCCCCGCCGTGGAAGCGGCGCCGGACGATCCGGACGCGGGCGAATAG
- a CDS encoding YtxH domain-containing protein produces the protein MAERDEPAVVIERRGGGAGSGIALFLLGAAVGAGLALLWAPQSGDETRAQIRRGARRLKRKARDLADSGRDLVDDLQRQGKSAARDARSALEERLARHREAVDGEDDGV, from the coding sequence ATGGCCGAACGTGATGAACCCGCAGTGGTAATCGAACGGCGTGGCGGCGGTGCCGGCAGCGGCATCGCCCTCTTCCTCCTCGGGGCGGCGGTCGGCGCCGGCTTGGCGCTCCTCTGGGCGCCCCAGTCCGGCGACGAGACCCGCGCGCAGATCCGGCGCGGGGCGCGGCGCCTGAAGCGCAAGGCGCGTGACCTCGCCGACTCGGGCCGCGACCTCGTCGATGACTTGCAGCGGCAGGGCAAGTCGGCGGCGCGTGATGCCCGCTCGGCGCTCGAGGAACGGCTCGCCCGCCACCGCGAGGCGGTCGACGGAGAGGACGACGGCGTCTGA
- a CDS encoding YihY/virulence factor BrkB family protein, with translation MSFLAGGVAFNILLAGVPFLLMLAAGLGYLLGESPDGAAHIVEGVLLRVLPAQAGVSGSMLDPVLADVTRTRAVFGISGAVGFLWFSTRLFGSLRNVITTVFEHGRDRPVLRGIAWDLALSVLTLALLCTWIALTSFLAISTGRVGSALIELGVREDVLGGVEVLLARLLAVAVVAALFGMLYRWLPKRKTPWVPTIAGGITAALLFEFARWLFGLVVSNFPPASIYSGTLGALVVVVFWTYYAALVFVLGAEVACAVHEELGTDPTALE, from the coding sequence GTGAGTTTCCTCGCCGGCGGGGTGGCCTTCAACATCCTCCTCGCCGGCGTGCCGTTCCTGCTCATGCTGGCGGCCGGACTCGGCTACCTGCTTGGCGAATCGCCGGACGGCGCGGCGCACATCGTCGAGGGGGTGCTGCTGCGCGTGCTCCCGGCGCAGGCCGGCGTCAGCGGGTCGATGCTCGATCCCGTCCTCGCCGACGTGACGCGCACGCGCGCCGTGTTCGGCATCTCCGGCGCCGTCGGTTTCCTGTGGTTCTCGACGCGCCTCTTCGGCTCGCTGCGCAACGTCATCACGACGGTCTTCGAGCACGGGCGCGACCGCCCGGTGCTGCGCGGCATCGCGTGGGATCTGGCGCTCTCCGTGCTGACGCTCGCGCTGCTCTGCACCTGGATCGCGCTCACGTCGTTCCTCGCCATCTCCACGGGCCGCGTCGGGTCGGCGCTCATCGAGCTCGGCGTGCGCGAGGATGTGCTCGGCGGCGTCGAGGTGTTGCTCGCGCGGCTCCTCGCCGTGGCGGTCGTTGCGGCGCTGTTCGGCATGCTCTACCGCTGGCTCCCGAAGCGGAAGACCCCGTGGGTCCCCACGATTGCCGGCGGCATCACCGCCGCGCTGCTCTTCGAGTTCGCGCGCTGGCTCTTCGGCCTCGTCGTCAGCAACTTCCCGCCGGCCTCGATCTACTCCGGCACGCTCGGCGCGCTCGTCGTGGTAGTGTTCTGGACCTACTACGCCGCGCTGGTGTTCGTGCTCGGCGCCGAAGTCGCATGCGCGGTGCACGAAGAACTCGGCACCGACCCGACGGCCCTCGAATAG
- a CDS encoding threonine aldolase family protein has protein sequence MIDLRSDTVTKPSAAMRQAMANAEVGDDVLDGDPTVLRLERRVAELLGKERGLFFPTGTMANQAALWLLGERGTEVYCHEDSHIVNWEIAGTAGLIGLQPRLVGGAPVLEPEALREKLRPASPHAPRASLVCAENTHNGAGGMVTPLAKLQAIRAVADAAGLPLHLDGARLWNAAVATGTSLAAFAACAETVMVSFSKGLGAPVGAVLVGSATVMAKAWETRKRFGGGMRQSGILAAAALHGLEHNLPRLHEDHRRAAALAAVLATIADLRVVPPDTNIVMVDLPERHRAADVVARAKAAGVAISAWNASRIRVVLHGDIDDRAAADATARLQEVLR, from the coding sequence ATGATCGACCTCCGCTCCGATACCGTCACCAAGCCCTCGGCCGCCATGCGCCAAGCCATGGCCAATGCCGAGGTGGGCGATGACGTCCTCGACGGCGATCCGACGGTGCTGCGGCTGGAACGGCGCGTCGCGGAGCTGCTCGGGAAGGAGCGCGGCCTGTTCTTCCCGACCGGCACGATGGCCAACCAAGCCGCGCTGTGGCTGCTCGGCGAGCGCGGCACGGAAGTGTACTGCCACGAAGACTCCCACATCGTGAACTGGGAGATCGCCGGCACGGCGGGCCTGATCGGCTTGCAGCCGCGGTTGGTGGGTGGCGCGCCGGTGCTCGAGCCGGAGGCCCTGCGGGAGAAGCTGCGCCCCGCATCGCCGCATGCGCCGCGCGCCTCACTGGTGTGCGCCGAGAACACGCACAACGGGGCGGGCGGCATGGTGACGCCGCTGGCGAAGCTGCAGGCCATTCGCGCGGTCGCCGACGCGGCGGGCTTGCCGCTGCATCTCGACGGCGCGCGCCTTTGGAACGCCGCCGTGGCGACCGGCACGTCGCTGGCCGCCTTCGCCGCCTGCGCGGAGACCGTGATGGTCAGCTTCAGCAAGGGCCTCGGGGCGCCCGTCGGCGCCGTGCTCGTCGGCAGCGCGACGGTGATGGCCAAGGCCTGGGAGACGCGCAAGCGCTTCGGTGGGGGCATGCGGCAGTCGGGCATCCTCGCGGCCGCGGCGCTCCATGGCCTGGAGCACAACCTGCCGCGCTTGCACGAGGATCACCGCCGGGCGGCGGCGCTGGCCGCCGTGCTGGCGACGATCGCCGACCTCCGGGTGGTGCCGCCGGACACGAACATCGTGATGGTCGACCTGCCCGAGCGCCATCGCGCGGCGGACGTCGTCGCGCGCGCCAAGGCGGCCGGCGTGGCCATCAGTGCCTGGAACGCGTCCCGGATCCGCGTGGTGCTGCACGGCGACATCGATGACCGGGCGGCGGCCGACGCCACGGCGCGCCTCCAAGAGGTGCTGCGATGA
- a CDS encoding sensor histidine kinase, which yields MTEQTQAAGEASRRLLAAGERELQRIVLDMHDGPVQDIFAAVSHLQLLQRDLTYEPEAARRAGQAAALLERALGEIRTLIGVFRPPGFERRDLGAILEGLTVQHEAMTDQPVECSLDESLGDCSLPVKIALYRILQEALANGHRHAGATRQTVSVERRDGELRMVVTDNGRGFDSPKVLAREADVGVEGGHFGLRGIQDRVAMLGGRFAIDSAPGAGTVLTITVPADA from the coding sequence ATGACCGAGCAGACGCAGGCGGCCGGGGAAGCCTCACGGCGCCTGCTCGCGGCGGGCGAGCGCGAGCTGCAGCGCATCGTGCTCGACATGCATGATGGTCCGGTGCAGGACATCTTCGCCGCCGTGTCGCACCTGCAGCTGCTGCAGCGCGACCTCACGTACGAGCCGGAGGCGGCGCGCCGCGCGGGGCAGGCGGCCGCGCTGCTCGAGCGCGCGCTCGGCGAGATCCGCACGCTCATTGGCGTGTTCCGTCCGCCGGGCTTCGAGCGCCGCGACCTCGGGGCCATCCTCGAGGGCCTCACCGTGCAGCACGAGGCGATGACGGACCAGCCCGTCGAGTGCTCACTCGACGAGTCGCTCGGCGACTGTTCGCTGCCGGTGAAGATCGCGCTCTACCGCATCCTGCAGGAGGCGCTGGCCAATGGCCATCGCCATGCCGGCGCGACGCGCCAGACCGTCTCGGTCGAGCGCCGCGACGGCGAGCTGCGCATGGTCGTCACCGACAACGGCCGCGGCTTCGATTCTCCCAAGGTGCTCGCGCGCGAGGCCGACGTCGGCGTCGAGGGCGGACACTTCGGACTGCGGGGCATCCAGGACCGCGTCGCGATGCTTGGCGGGCGCTTCGCGATCGATTCGGCGCCCGGCGCCGGCACCGTGCTCACCATCACAGTCCCGGCGGACGCGTGA
- a CDS encoding LuxR C-terminal-related transcriptional regulator, with protein MTNDRKIRIVLADDHGIVLEGLRALLDSEGDMEVIAATTDGAQVLPLVRKHTPEVVVLDYELGGMRATDIIGDLRAMPDAPRVLVLTAYHDGETIRSVLESGAEGLALKTASPQQTLSAIRQVVDGQLVFPQAARRWLEARGTRGGIMDLTAREREVWALLAEGLTNVQIAARLSLSENTVKFHVQHLYQKLGVKNRTEAALRHQGPGGRSGPPRG; from the coding sequence GTGACCAACGACCGGAAGATCCGCATCGTCCTCGCGGACGACCATGGCATCGTGCTGGAGGGGCTGCGCGCCCTGCTCGACAGCGAGGGCGACATGGAAGTCATCGCCGCGACGACGGATGGCGCGCAGGTGCTGCCGCTGGTGCGCAAGCACACGCCGGAGGTCGTCGTCCTCGACTACGAGTTGGGCGGCATGCGCGCGACAGACATCATCGGCGATCTTCGGGCGATGCCCGATGCGCCGCGCGTGCTCGTGCTCACGGCCTACCACGACGGCGAGACGATTCGCTCGGTGCTGGAATCGGGCGCCGAGGGGCTCGCGCTCAAGACGGCGTCGCCGCAGCAGACGCTGAGCGCGATCCGTCAGGTGGTCGACGGCCAGCTGGTGTTTCCGCAGGCGGCGCGGCGCTGGCTAGAAGCGCGTGGCACGCGCGGCGGCATCATGGATCTGACGGCGCGCGAGCGTGAGGTCTGGGCGCTGCTCGCCGAAGGGCTCACCAACGTGCAGATCGCGGCGCGGCTCTCGTTGTCCGAGAACACCGTGAAGTTCCACGTCCAGCATCTGTACCAGAAGCTGGGCGTGAAGAACCGGACCGAGGCCGCGCTCAGGCACCAGGGGCCGGGCGGGCGGAGCGGACCTCCGCGGGGATAG
- a CDS encoding uridine kinase family protein — MTSRSPRPTLCAIIGDHGSGKRRLAQSIVAQLGAAHCAALALDDYAVPRGPDAPPPARAARTPHDASLALMAQHLRLLRQGETVFKPVVDRTSGDFSAPEFVHPTALIVAHGLHGLASPELRALWDVSVFLDSGTADAEAQRFILPQRDRADLVVLRRAVPGRAVRYELRVARPVPMPNLDALRADADATVLQVSSGAAGPDVIAVDGDEQQGRAVVERLVAEYVVRRAAPRTAAIPAEVRSARPAPGA, encoded by the coding sequence GTGACGAGCCGCTCCCCACGCCCAACGCTCTGCGCCATCATCGGCGACCACGGCAGCGGTAAGCGCCGCCTCGCGCAGTCGATCGTCGCGCAGCTCGGCGCGGCGCACTGCGCCGCCCTCGCCCTCGACGACTACGCCGTGCCGCGCGGGCCCGATGCCCCGCCGCCCGCCCGGGCGGCGCGCACGCCGCATGATGCCAGCCTCGCGCTCATGGCGCAGCACCTGCGCCTCCTGCGCCAAGGCGAGACGGTCTTCAAGCCCGTGGTCGACCGCACCAGCGGCGACTTCTCGGCGCCGGAGTTCGTGCATCCGACCGCGCTGATCGTGGCGCACGGCCTGCACGGCCTCGCCTCGCCGGAACTGCGTGCGCTCTGGGACGTCTCGGTGTTTCTCGACAGCGGGACGGCCGACGCCGAGGCGCAGCGTTTCATTCTCCCCCAGCGCGACCGCGCCGACCTCGTCGTGCTGCGCCGCGCCGTGCCGGGACGGGCCGTGCGCTATGAGCTCCGTGTCGCGCGCCCCGTGCCGATGCCGAACCTCGACGCGCTGCGCGCCGACGCCGACGCTACCGTCCTCCAGGTCAGCAGCGGTGCCGCCGGTCCCGACGTCATCGCCGTGGATGGCGACGAGCAGCAGGGGCGCGCCGTCGTCGAACGCTTGGTCGCCGAGTACGTCGTACGGCGCGCGGCGCCGCGCACAGCCGCTATCCCCGCGGAGGTCCGCTCCGCCCGCCCGGCCCCTGGTGCCTGA